The nucleotide window ATATAGGTGAatatattgtaatagttcgttcaaaAATCAGGCAGACATATTGtgacactttgaaaaacaagaggcccatgggacacatcgctcacctgagtcaccttggtccatatcagaagactttctatatatatttgcatgtaaaacggtagtccttattatggccccaacctacccctggaggccatagtttttgcaaacttgaatctacactatgtcagaaagctttcatgtaaatgtgaacttctttggcccaatggttcacgagaagaagatatttgaagatttttcctatatatttgtatgtaaaactttgatccccccttgtggtcccatcctacccccaggggccatgatttgaacaaacttgaatctgcactatatcagaaagctgtcatgtaaatatcagcttttctggctcagtggttcttgagaagaaaatttttttttttttaaatcctatatatttgtatgtaaaactttgatcccctattgtggccccatcctaaaacaggggggccatgatttgaacaaacttaactctgctctatgttaggaagctgttcatgtgaatatcagcttttctggctcagtggttcttgagaagaagattcttaaagaatgtccctacatttgtatgtaaaactttgatcccccttgtagccccatccaacccccaggggccatgattttaacaaacttgaatctgcactatgtcagaaagctttcatgtaaatatcagcttttctggcttagtggttcttgagaagaagatttttaaagatttttcttatatatttggatgtaaaactttgatcccctattgtggccccatccgacccccgggggccaggattttaacaatttagaatctgtactatatcaggaagctttcatataaatctcagcttttctggcacagtggttcttgagaagaagattttaaaagatttttcctatatatttgtatgtaaaactttgatcccctattgtggccccatccgacccccgggggccaggattttaacaatttagaatctgtactatatcaggaagctttcatataaatctcagcttttctggctcagtggttcttgagaagaagatattttaatgaccctaccctatttttaccttttcttgattatctcccctttgaaggtggcctggccctttattttaacaattcagaattccctttacctaaggatgctttgtgccaaatttggttgaaattgggccagtggtttttgagaagaagttaaaaatgttaaaagtttacagacggacagacggacggacgccggaatacgggtgatgagaaaagctcacttgagcttttagctcaggtgagctaaaaaaaaggGCGGACATATAGTGCAAGCGGACATATAGTGActctttgaaaacaaaattgggcggacatattgtgcaggcggacatataaGGACAGTTCGGTCCAAAATTGGGCGGACATATAGCGAAGGCAGACATAttgtgcaggcggacatataaGGACTCAACACACCTCTTCcacgatttaatgatgaaaGTAGTACGTAACCAATGGCGAAATGCACTTCTGAATAGGACAATGCCATACAACACATTCTAGtacattatatgataaattaatAAAGACACATAGAGTGATTCTACAATGAATTATTGCAGGCACATAGCAACAGGGCAACTTGGTCCcccattttctttttaaaaagtagtttTTCCATAATCTTTACACGCGAAGCTCGATTTATCAGCCCCCTCTATTTTTATGGTAGTAGTGAATGCTTGTGGAAATGCAAGCTTGAAATGATGAATTCAACTATGGCCTGATGAATCACTATGCTTCATTGATTAGTACAAGTCAAGTAAATTGTGACTTTCAAGCAATCCAtgtggttcttaaaaagaaatttacaatatgtacatttcagcAGACACTAACATTATTACACCACTTAGTTCCTGCACCATCTTCGATtacataatatcaaaataataaacaagtctTATAAATTCAAAAGCATGTATtccaaaaatatattcaataaataaacTATACAGACAATAAAAAACTTCTATTCAAACTATAAAGaacaaaaattgcaaataaagTTTTCTTTCACTCTGATTATCAATTTGGGGCGAGATCAAacgttcaatgtctgacaaaaaaactaaattcatattgttttcaCCAATACCTATTTCCAACCCCCTTAAATCTAattttgatgaatgttgaaactaatcgattaacaagtaaaaacatacgagtataaataataCTCTTTATTCTTTtactactgtttattcacaatttaaagtgtacatgtacaaaaatgtaacattacatgtatgtggtttttaacagccacttgtcttcttttttccccactaaagtgtaatcgatgtcggatgacagaaacttacggaaATTTTACTCCCCCTCCCTCCAACTATTTGAATtcagatttttatccgacatcgatttttgatcttgccccttaGTGAACTCAAACTCTCTGTTTGATTGTGGAGACTGTGCAAAGTTCAAGGAAAGTCCTTTTTAGGGTCAAATTGACCAAACATAGATTatacaatgtctgtgtgtgtggtAAATCAATTCAAAGCTGTGTCCAATATTCAGTTCTctgaaaagagggggggggggtaatttatGATCGGATCAATTTAAAGCTGTGACCAGTATTCAACTCTTTTGGGGGCAACCATTTCATTTTCTTCCTCTTTAAACACCTCATCACACACCCCACACAGAAACAGGGGTTCCCCACCCCACCAAAGTTAACAGCCCGCACTAGTGGTTTCAGAAGTTTGGGGAAGCTGATATCCCAGTGGTCATTGATCTCCTCCTTTGTTGGTAGATGGAATGTGAAGTCCGTCCAACTCCTGGACACCTGATAGAGGGCACACACTCTCCTCTCCTTGTCACTCCAGTTTAGTTCCAATTCTTCTCCCTGGTTGTATTTAACAAAATCTTTTGTGAAGCGACCAACCTTGGCCACCTCTGAGGATTCTGGATCTGCAGGTTTACTGTATTTGCATGTCTGAATGGCAACAAAGTCCTCAGAAACTCTCTTGACGGACGGCAGCCACATGTAGGAGCTATCTGTGTCCATTATGAGGATGAGCCGGGAACCAGAATGTGTGTTTTTGTTAGACCACCAGTCAAGCAATGTTAGAAAACTTAAAGACCGTCCatctgaaatgaaaaaaaaaagatatttatatcaagcatgtgtatatatgtaggGAGGGAAATTATTGCAGTTTTACAGCAGTCTCTATCATACAGCAAATGTTgactaacacacacacaaataataTAGCAATGTTgtcaaatacacatacatataacataGCAATGTTgtcaaatacacatacatatataacataGCAATGTTgtcaaatacacatacatataacataGCAATGTTGTcaaatacacacatacatataacataGCAATGTTgtcaaatacacacacacacataacatAGCAATGTTgtcaaatacacatacatataacataGAAATGTTGtcaaatatacacatacatataacataGAAATGTTGTcaaatacacacatacatataacataGCAATGTTgtcaaatacacacacacacacaacatagCAATGTTgtcaaatacacatacatataacataGAAATGTTGTcaaatacacacatacatataatatagcaATGTTgtcaaatacacatacatataacacAGCAATGTTgtcaaatacacacacacatataacatAGTACATAACATAGCAATGTTgtcaaatacacatacatataacataGCAATGTTGTCAAACACACACTCATATAACACAGCAATGTTgtcaaatacacatacatataacataGCAATGTTGTCAAACACACACTCATATAACACAGCAATGTTgtcaaatacacatacatataacataGCAATGTTgtcaaatacacatacatataacacAGCAATGTTGTcaaatacacacatacatataacataGCAATGTTGtcaaatacacacacatataacacaGCAATGTTgtcaaatacacacacacatataacatAGCAATGTTgtcaaatacacacacacatataatatagcAATGTTgtaaaatacacacacatacaaataaaatatagcAATATTGtcaaatacaaacatacatataacatagcaatgttgtaaaatatacacatacaaataaaacataGCAATGTTGtcaaatacacacacatataacatagcaatattgtcaaatatacacatacaaataaTATAGCAATGTTgtcaaatacacacacacatataacatAGCAATGTTGTcaaatatacacacacatataacacaGCAATGTTGTCAAATATACACTTACAAATAATATAGCAATGTTgtcaaacacacacacacaaataataTAGCAATGTCAAATACACACTCACATATAACATTGACCAAAACACACATCTATAATGCTTCTTTTCACAGTTGATACATTGGATTctataatacatgcacattcaCCACAACATTTCAAACATGAAATTGTGGTATCATTACATACAGTGGGCCGACAAATAAACttatataataaattaaaagtCTAGCAAATAATACAACACCATCAAACAGAGCCATGGTCAACAAATGCATATAATATCTAAACGTTAAcaacaaattacatgtactatacagaAATCTAAGTGTCTTATATTTCACACATTCATATACCCTCAAAGCTGTGACAGTGATGACAATGAATGGTCGTCAAATGCATTAATAtctgaagatacatgtatgcatccAACATATGGGCCAGATGGACATTTTCgaatgaccttgaacttgaccatgATTTTACCTTTAAGCTATGTACTGTAACATATTGAAGTTTGATAAAAAAGCAAAAGTTATAGCTCACACAAAATTTCATCATCCCCTTGTTGTCCCACATTCCCATTGTTAACATGTCTGATTGAAAAGTATGGCACACCTGTGTCCACACACAACATCATACAACAGTTTCTCTTACCACCAATAGTAAAGTTAACAGTCCAAGGACAATTTACACAATCATCACCCTGCGATTCTGGCTGACATTTGAAGTTATTCAAAGAACAATAAAGTTGGACATTTGTTACATAGTAGACAAATACGTAGACACCAAAATggggagagaaaaaaaaatttcagaattGGGAGTTGAACATATGACATGGTgaatagaaatatttattcatgtataaaAGTACATTATCACAAACCTGTAcaaaaagtttgatcccctccCCTTGGGAGTGAAGGGGGACTCAGACCTATGTCTTGAGaggatgatacatgtacattagggTTGAAAcaattcaccgaaatatcgatactgttcaatataaatgctcGATTCAATGCCTCAATTTTCGATTcgatacatttattacaaacagGTTCAGTAAAATGCATCAGGCTTGACCTGTACTTTAATATTATCTAACATACCTGCACGAGGGACAAAACAGAGTCCAATAGCATTCTGATTGTTGTTTGACTAGAGTgatgaaaatgataatgaaCTTTACTTTATCGATTTAAgctatcagtttaaactacagagtacagagccaacaggcatcttaccatttggcagtttggaaacattttaaaattatgattgtgAATGTTGGTAACTAATTTTTCTTAAGCATTGCAATATGcatcgtatcgtgaagggggcatattgtttcagtcctaatgtacatgtatgtccatgTATAGAGGAAAACACTTATCATTATTAATTGTTCTCATTACCTGTCAAAGCCCAGTCTCCTGTTTCAAAGGTATCCCCCGAGTAAAATACGACGTAGGTATCGAAGCGTGGACCATCACTGGTCCTACGGTCAAAAAATGCCTTCACTTTGCTCTCAAGGTTGTCTGGGGATAGCCCACTGGTGGAATAGTCGCATCCAAAGCAATCGATCATGTGATAGGAGAAAAACTGGTTCATCTTGTTGAGGGAAGCTGTGGCTCTTGTTCCAATATCCTGCACCAAGGCACCAGAGAGCAGAGTAGCACCAGTGTTTCTTCTGCTGGTAAATAGTTAGAAAAATGAGGGGAGAAAAACCATCAAAATACTTGTTACAGTAAACACAGTGAACTATTATCTTGGATTCCTAAAATCTTACCTCTTACAATAGTTTTAGTTTATTTAATAGTTTAAAGAATCATATATACGAGAAAGATTAGTCTAGTTTGGAGTAGTTAAGGCTTACCTTTGTCCTGTGTTTGAGTAATGATGGCTTACCTTTGCCCAGTGTTTGAAGTAATTAAGGCTTACCTTCCTCCTGTGTTTGGAGTAATGATGTCTTACCTTCCTCCTGTGTTTGGAGTAATGATGGCTTACCTTTGTCCTGTGTTTGGAGTAATGATGGCTTACCTTTGTCCTGTGTTTGAGTAATGATGGCTGACCTTTGTCCTGTGATTGGAGTAATGATGGCTTATCTTTGCTCTGTGATTGGAGTAATGATGGCTTACCTTTGCCCTGTGTTTGAAGTAATTAAGGCTTACCTTTGTCCTGTGTTTGAGTAATGATGGCTTACCTTTGTCCTGTGTTTGAGTAATGATGGCTTACCTTTGCCCTGTGTTTGAGTAATGATGGCTTACCTTTGTCCTGTGTTTGGAGTATTGGTGTCTTACCTTCCTCCTGTGTTTGGAGTAATGATGGCTTACCTTTGTCCTGTGTTTGGAGTAATGATGGCTTACCTTTGTCCTGTGTTTGAGTAATGATGGCTGACCTTTGTCCTGTGATTGGAGTAATGATGGCTTATCTTTGCTCTGTGATTGGAGTAATGATGGCTTACCTTTGCCCTGTGTTTGAAGTAATTAAGGCTTACCTTTGTCCTGTGTTTGAGTAATGATGGCTTACCTTTGTCCTGTGTTTGAGTAATGATGGCTTACCTTTGCCCTGTGTTTGAGTAATGATGGCTTACCTTTGTCCTGTGTTTGGAGTAATGATGGCTTACCTTCCTCCTGTGTTTGGAGTAATGATGGCTTACCTTCCTCCTGTGTTTGGAGTAATGATGGCTTACCTTCCTCCTGTGTTTGGAGTATTGGTGTCTTACCTTTGGCCTGTGTTTGGAGTAATGATGGCATACCCTGTGACCGTTCCTCCAAGGAAGGTGCCCAATTCCCAAAATAAACTGAGAGTCATGCACTCTATTGGCAGCAAAATGGAGATAAAGCTCAAACTGTAGGCGGTCCTTGTAGTCCACCCTACCCCCACCAACATCACAGTTGTTACTAGGGTTACACACACCAAGCGCTGAGAGATCAGACTGAAGTGGCGCACACCTCTAGAGGCCATGATTTGgttcatgtttttgttttcatctgGAAGACTAGCAAATGTCAGATTGCAGTCAGTGATTTTATTCATGAGTTTCCAGCAGGTAATGAAAGACAGTAAATGAAAGCACAGCCACAAAATGGCAAACAACACAAACAGTGGCACCACGATGAACCACTCCTTGTGATTGGCTGACAATCGACCAATAACTCCCCCTGTTACTAAATTGAgtataaatacacataaaacTGTTATATGTCTCCAAAACTTGGATAATCTGAAGAAAGATTCCCATCTCTCCAAGGATGACAATCCTGAGAAATACAAGTCTATGATGGGTTCAAATGCATGCCTACCTACAAAACAAGCCAGGCCATAGAGGTTCACAGAAATGTTCAAATCATTGTAAAACACAAAACAGGCCAAACACACAAGTCCAATAAAGTTCAACAAGCCTAAATAAGACTTCATTCTTATAGCCACTAAATTACACGACACAGCTACGATCATTAAAGAGATTGCAATGGCATCATTCCCTGTGATAAGAGTAGACACAGCAAACCCGATTCCCTCCAGGATCTCGACCTGAGGGCACAGTGAAGGGGCATGATTGTACATCCTCAGCGCCCTCTGCAGGATAGTCCAGAAACAGTGCACACACAGACTGGTTATAAATAGAATGTTCATCACTTCCTGTGGCATCATATACTGGATTTCCTTCTCCTCAGAGAATATGATGATTCCGAGAATGCAGCCCAGCCAGATGTGGAAGAGAACCTGTCCAATGTAGGGGTAGTGAAAATAGAACTGTAAGGCACAGGAGAGGCCAAACACCAGGAGGCCCACCAAGGAGATGATAAGAATGGCTGTGTTCTCTGTCACCTGCCACTGTGTGTACAGTCCCAGTCCTAGGGCTACAACCAGGATGATGGTAGAGAGGAACCTCAGGTTCTCCACATGTTTCGTTTTAGAGGTAACCATATTGTACTCCCTGTTTTAAGTTTCGAATTTCTACCTGTGATTTTTCAAGCTCCAGTCATTTTTCACATTGGAACCTTCAGGTCTATCTATCATGCATTCTCATCTTTCGACGCTCAATGTATTCCTTATCTTCATACCTAAacactgaagaaaaaaaagtctCCATTTCAATATGCATGGTACAAGTTCATTgtcataatgaattcatgcttaagtcatatatattcataattctcctatgaaaggaaaacgaaaacaaaaatcattgGAGAttacaaagtttggttataatgaactgtatTTTGCTGGTCCTGGAGGTTTGctacaactgtattttactgCAGATGTTATCGTTTACTTcctgtaagtacatgtatgttatcgcTTACATTGTACTCCAGCACTCCAATATGCTGCTGTACCCTGTGTTCTTACTAAATATCATGCAACATTGCATACACTTTTGCCTCACATGAAAGCACCTAAATTAAAGAGAAATTCTGGGATTATTTCACCTTCACtataatgttttacatgcatGTCAGAGTAATTActgatgtgttcttaaaacctGTCTTCTTCCTTACACAGAAATTGACAAAACTTTTTAGATCTCTTATAAGCAACTTGTGTCCATGTAATAATATGGATACACACATACTTCAGATCTGAAGAAAAGTAGAGTAACTAAAAGACAAATTTCAAAGCACGGATTCGGTCATCGTCGGacacccacggctgatctcgtcttctactcatcatGTGATTAGTAGAAgccgagatcagccgtgggtatccgacgatgggATTTGGTCTGATCCACACGCACATGTATTAAATAGATTTCTGAAGATCAGCAGCAAAAAAtcctgtacaaagtttgatacATGATAAAGACTAGAGTGTAGGTGCACGTTGTCTGTAACTCACAAAATGGATGGTGTTTGAAcaatttaatgataattaataGCCATGCAATTGTTGTaaattaaggtagtactctacatcgtcataatggctgacttcctttaaaaacatggatggaaaaatatatatcagcaatattggacttttccttttccatttaaatacctagccgattagctcagtaggttagaatacagACTGCTGAACTGTGGGTCGCAGGTTTGAGACCAGCAGgggttttatttaattttttttcagattaccttctactaaaaccgtattttttgacaaaataaagtaaatttgaaaattcgaaatattgttgtacatagcCTCCACTTTctatccacatcaaatttctctggtgtagcgtaCCTCTTTAATCCTATTTGAAATTGAACTTGGTAATcccttcttttaaaaaaaaaagaatactgGTTACAACCGGTTTAGAGTTAGCATTACGCCAAATTGCCCCTCAGTCATTGTTTATTCTTTCTCTGTCTCCTTCAATCTGAaggctttaaaaaaaaaatgcaaggTGCGGTCTAtcgacagagaaaattcggtcTCTCTACACTCTTTGTTTccttaaacatttcaatatacatTGTTTAAGTTTTACCAAACGTAACTGTAGCCAAACGCTACCTGATCGGGGAATCTTACCGATATCTATCATCATTTGATTTCTTCTTTGAGAAAATTCGTAATCATTGCATTGCGTTTTGTATACACATCGCGCAGGGAACAAGACATTTCGCCCCTTAAAGACGTTTCGCCCTCGGACGTTACGCCCCAGATGAAAGAatttgtatataatgaattagtatttatacatttttgtgtgtttattgtgcttttgagttttatttatatgtttcaaaatatcttaagaCCTTATCTGTACtatattacatattttctgTCCCCCAtcttaatcatatatttcagtaataactattctctttagagaagtcgataggcatagccttcatcgacgatgaaggctatgcctatcgacttctctaaagagaataagtAATAAccagtacatgtgtattatttaatgatttcaaacattttttacgCTCAAAGCAGTGTCTTGCATGAAGTCCTATGATTCTTCCTCTGATATTTCTTCACAATAGAAgtggttatctaacgtagttttgtTAGGTTTCTCCAGAGACATTGTGTATGGTATGGTATGTTAGTCTGGTTTCTCCTCTTTTCACAAAAAAGTGTCTGCAACTTTTCCTCAAAGATTGGTATGAAAgtataattaatttttaaaatatttaataaaacaagctcttcccatagacttcaatgTTGAATtcaaggtgaaataaatcaagcgcagaactaatcaaaattttgaaaattcctatggtggattatttctatttgatgaacccttcagaATGATAACGTGATTACAAAATTCTACCATCCATTTACtctatatgaaatatggtcgttatacagTGAATACCTTGGTGTTGCAGGacttgaaactaactttttatgtcccCAGTCCAGCCGGATTGATAGGGTATactttcaaccagtccgcagaaaaaaattatcagatttttccagaaataattaaacatatttcgttaatgttattaaaataaaataatggaatttaacttgatatgcctcagacaatattgtaacactaataAAATTTGAGATTTATATTCATTACTAATTGggttcgtctgatatctacagaggaatgccaaatgtgtgttAAAGATCCCTCAAGTATGTTTTCCAAATGAAGTCttagaaaattgaccagtcccatTGGACTGACTAAATTTAAAACGAACGTCAGTCAGTCCGTCAGACTTGAATTAACCAGTCACGGACAGGTCGTCAACGGGCATATAATGTGTTATAATCTCGAGCCCTGTGTTGTAGATTATTATAATcaatattaaatatatacaatcaaaaacaaaaatataagtTAATAACAATAACGGAAAGTACTATTTAAATTTCATAGATTTTTGGGACGATTCTCCGAAAATAAGGTGATGCAGTGTGGGGCGAATCGTCCGAAGGTGAAACAACTTGGGGTGAATTGTCCCGCACTCATAACGAAGACCGACCCCGATCGTATTCCGAAGTATTAACGTACCACAAAAAGTACTTGTGCACAGTATTtacaaaatggtaaaaatgaaCATGCTTGTtcgagttttaaaaaaaaacgagTAAGCAATACCACAtacatttgtattctttacTTGTGAGTTAATTTTGGTATAATCACGAAAATGGCTCCTGACATTAATTTATCTTAATAGACAGGACATGGACCATGTGATAATAAAAAAACCCTCATACATCAGTGGCGACACTGATGATGAACAAACTTCATTGTTGTCATActaatatatacacatacttgTATCAATAATATACGGGGGAAAAACCCAAAATGATTATAAGAACGtaacttcatttttaaaaaaatctatatgcgaaataaataaataaaataaaataaataaataatatgttttacagcgtgaccgtgtttgagggcgaagcaaaaaaaaaaagttttggcattagtatctatattcaaaacaggacaaaaacaacccgaagttagcacgcggacggagctgttacagtatcaaagcatcctaacaTTTAATCCGCCTATATaatgaacgcgggaaatataacgcaatcgatgtaaacagtacactgtgacgtcatattcagcgtcgttatttagcaaatttacaaacatagcgtttgaaccacaacaaaaaacatggcgttaatcgtggagtgattatatatgattaggaaaataagatttacatgcgtTTTTaatacggattttatgtaacatctcagaacgacgtgaactggagtagacgagattcaaaatggaggaatacatgtccacgcgctaatattcgaatcgacgccattggtaccaaacttttcaagttccataggtatggtttaatttttcattattttcctatattttccttttaaacatgtatatacgtgttacctatagggagagctccgctctcacggcccttcgggccgtgagagggcttcgccctctaataaACACACTGACATACAAACTATACAGTTGTCTTTAACTAATACATCTTTGTTGCAATTATACCAGTGTCTCTAAATAAACGTATTTCTGGTTTACATATGTGTATCCTGCACGTAGTGCCACTCTCGACACCGCTCTTCAGGTCTACAAACTCTAGTGGTTCTTCTGAGCGGTGGAGTACCACTGTACATCTGGGTGAAATAACCGAAATggaaaatcttgaaaagaaGACGGTATGGTAGAATGATGATTAGAAGATTGACGTAGAGAGGGTGGAGGCTCTTG belongs to Ostrea edulis chromosome 7, xbOstEdul1.1, whole genome shotgun sequence and includes:
- the LOC125655666 gene encoding transmembrane protein 168-like isoform X2; this encodes MVTSKTKHVENLRFLSTIILVVALGLGLYTQWQVTENTAILIISLVGLLVFGLSCALQFYFHYPYIGQVLFHIWLGCILGIIIFSEEKEIQYMMPQEVMNILFITSLCVHCFWTILQRALRMYNHAPSLCPQVEILEGIGFAVSTLITGNDAIAISLMIVAVSCNLVAIRMKSYLGLLNFIGLVCLACFVFYNDLNISVNLYGLACFVGRHAFEPIIDLYFSGLSSLERWESFFRLSKFWRHITVLCVFILNLVTGGVIGRLSANHKEWFIVVPLFVLFAILWLCFHLLSFITCWKLMNKITDCNLTFASLPDENKNMNQIMASRGVRHFSLISQRLVCVTLVTTVMLVGVGWTTRTAYSLSFISILLPIECMTLSLFWELGTFLGGTVTGYAIITPNTGQRRNTGATLLSGALVQDIGTRATASLNKMNQFFSYHMIDCFGCDYSTSGLSPDNLESKVKAFFDRRTSDGPRFDTYVVFYSGDTFETGDWALTDGRSLSFLTLLDWWSNKNTHSGSRLILIMDTDSSYMWLPSVKRVSEDFVAIQTCKYSKPADPESSEVAKVGRFTKDFVKYNQGEELELNWSDKERRVCALYQVSRSWTDFTFHLPTKEEINDHWDISFPKLLKPLVRAVNFGGVGNPCFCVGCVMRCLKRKKMKWLPPKELNTGHSFKLIRS
- the LOC125655666 gene encoding transmembrane protein 168-like isoform X1, which encodes MVTSKTKHVENLRFLSTIILVVALGLGLYTQWQVTENTAILIISLVGLLVFGLSCALQFYFHYPYIGQVLFHIWLGCILGIIIFSEEKEIQYMMPQEVMNILFITSLCVHCFWTILQRALRMYNHAPSLCPQVEILEGIGFAVSTLITGNDAIAISLMIVAVSCNLVAIRMKSYLGLLNFIGLVCLACFVFYNDLNISVNLYGLACFVGRHAFEPIIDLYFSGLSSLERWESFFRLSKFWRHITVLCVFILNLVTGGVIGRLSANHKEWFIVVPLFVLFAILWLCFHLLSFITCWKLMNKITDCNLTFASLPDENKNMNQIMASRGVRHFSLISQRLVCVTLVTTVMLVGVGWTTRTAYSLSFISILLPIECMTLSLFWELGTFLGGTVTGYAIITPNTGQSRRNTGATLLSGALVQDIGTRATASLNKMNQFFSYHMIDCFGCDYSTSGLSPDNLESKVKAFFDRRTSDGPRFDTYVVFYSGDTFETGDWALTDGRSLSFLTLLDWWSNKNTHSGSRLILIMDTDSSYMWLPSVKRVSEDFVAIQTCKYSKPADPESSEVAKVGRFTKDFVKYNQGEELELNWSDKERRVCALYQVSRSWTDFTFHLPTKEEINDHWDISFPKLLKPLVRAVNFGGVGNPCFCVGCVMRCLKRKKMKWLPPKELNTGHSFKLIRS